The DNA region GGGCACGGCTTACCTTTTCACCGCTGAAGCTGTCAGTTCCGGAGCGATCAGCCGGGTTTTCCAGGATCAAGTAGTAGCTGGCGAGTCCACGGCAAAGTTGGAGACCGCGCCTGGGCACGCTACCCGCTGCGTCACGAGCCCCTTCACCGAGGAATTTTTGGCCATCAAGGCCAGGCTCAGCGCCGAAGGAACTCAAGATCGCGACGCTTGGCAAGAGCTAGAGGCACTCAATCTGGGTCGCTTGCGATTGGCCAGCAAAGGCATTGAGCGAATCGGTTCCGAGTTGCTTGAAGTTGATGCTGATCGGCAGCTTTCCGAAGGCATGTTCATGGCTGGCGAAGTTGTCGCCTTGCGCTCATCGATCATTACTGTCGCTGAGTTACATGAAACGCTTAGCAGCCAGGCCGCTGCCTTCCTCGAAGAACACTCCCCCAAGCTCGTCGAAGCGTCAGCAGAGGCTGCCACCCCAGCGCCGCTGGACATCGCCGTCGTCGGAATGGCCGGCATGTTTGCCGGCAGCCCTGACCTAGCCGCATTTTGGGCCACGATAGTGAATGCAAAAGATGTGGTTACCGAAGTGGATCCGGACCGTTGGGACCCGGCTGTGTACTACGACAATCCGACGTCGAACGGCATTCACAGCCCCTCAAAATGGGGCGGATTCCTCCCCGAAATTCCCTTCGATCCACTACGTTATGGCATTCCGCCAGCATCTCTGGCAGCAATCGAACCAGCTCAGTTGTTGGCGCTTGAGGTAACTCGGCGCGCGCTTGAGGACGCCGAGCTTAGCTCTGACATTGACCGCAGCAGAATCTCAGTATTCTTTGGTGCTGAAGCTGGCAGCGATATGTCCAATGCCAGCCTGATCCAAACAATTCTGCCGAATTACGTTGAAAATATCCCGGCAGAACTGGCAGACCAGCTCCCCCGGCTCACCGAAGACTCGTTCCCCGGCATGCTCTCAAACGTTATTGCGGGCCGTATTGCGAGCCGCTTGGACTTGGGCGGCGCAAACTACACGATGGACGCCGCCTGCGCTTCATCACTAGCCGCGCTCGATGTCGCTTGCAAGGAACTCACGCAAGGCACCAGCAACATTGTGCTCTGCGGCGGTGTTGATCTGCACAATACGATCAACGATTATTTGCTCTTCGCTTCGGTCACCGCGCTCAGCCCGACCGGTCGTTCGCGAGCCTTCGACGGTAATTCGGACGGCATCGCGCTCGGTGAAGGCGTCGGCTGCCTTGTGCTCAAGCGGCTCGAGGATGCCGAGCGCGACGGCGATCGGATCTACTCGGTCGTCCGCGGCATCGGAAGCTCAAGCGATGGAAAGTCGCTCGGGCTAACCGCGCCCCGGCCGGAAGGCCAACGTTCTGCGCTTGAGAGGGCGTACCGCAACGCTCGCGTTGCGCCATCGCAAGTTGGGTTGGTCGAAGCGCACGGAACGGGCACCGTGGTTGGTGACCGCACCGAATTGTCTATGCTGACCAAAGTCTTCCTGGAAGCTGGCGTCCCGGTTGCTAACGCGGCTATCGGCTCGGTGAAATCCCAGATTGGCCACACCAAATGTGCCGCTGGCGTTGCCAGTATGATCAAGGTTTCTTTGGCTATCTACAACGGTGTCAAACCGCCAACGTTGCACGTCAGCACCCCCAGTGCCGCTTGGACAAAGGGGCAAAGCCCGTTCGTTTTCAATAAGGAATCAGCACCGTGGCCAATACCGTTGAACGAACGGTTTGCCGGTGTCAGTGGATTTGGCTTCGGCGGCACGAACTTCCACATTGTGCTCAGCGGGCATAAGGTTTCAGCTCCACAGCGACACAGCCTCGACGAATGGCCAGCCGAGTTGTTCTTGTTCCGAGGCGAGGCGACGGACGCCATTCGCGCGGTCAAAGAACTGGGCGCGATGGTCTCCCTTGGCGACGACAAAGGTCGTCCCTGGAAGTTGCGTGATCTGGCCGCCAATAATTCGCTTCGCGCAGCCAATAGCGTTAAACCGGTCTCGATCGCCGTCGTAGCTCGGGATATTGACGAGTTGACCCTGTTACTTGCCAGAGCGGCTCAAGGCGAATCAGACCCAGACGCCGGGCTGTATACGCCAGCCGCCCAGAGCGAATCAGGCTCGCTCGCCTTCCTATACCCAGGACAAGGCAGCCAACGCCCTGGCATGCTCAAAGAACTATTTGTCGCATTCCCCGAGCTCCACGAGGTGCTGGCTTTGGGCAGCGAATGGGCCAGTACAATGCTTCCGCCGGCCGCCTTCGACGCCGAAAACTCGGCCGAACAAGTCGCACAAATAACCGACACCACGGTTGCGCAACCAGTCTTGGGTTTGGCTGCTTTGGCTTTGGGTCAATTGCTTCACAAGAGCGGCGTACAGCCAGACGTCGCCGCTGGCCACAGCTACGGCGAGCTTGCTGCGCTGGCAGCCGCCGGCGTTGTGGACGCCCAGACCTTGATCTCACTCAGTGCGGCAAGAGCGCAATCTGTGGTCAAGGCCATCGGCGAGGAGCCCGGAAAAATGGCTGCCATTTCTGCCTCAGCGGCAGACATCGAGGCTGCGCTGCAAACTGCGGGCCTCTCCGGAACTGTCACACTGGCAAACCGAAATTCGCCCACTCAGACCGTGATCTCTGGCGCTAGCGTATCCATTGAAACCGCGGTAGAAAAACTTCGCGAAACCGGGCTCAGCGTCAAAACCTTCCCGGTTGCCTGCGCATTCCACAGCCCGGTCATTGCCGAGGCTTCGACCAACTTCGCCGAAGCTCTGCGCACAGTGCCATTATTGGAAGCCAACTTCCCGGTTTGGAGCAATCGACAAGCTGCTCCCTATCCGACCGACGTCGAAGCGATTCGCGCCGAACTCGCCGCACAAGTTACTGCGCCGGTCCGGTTCATGGAACAAATCGAATCAATGTACGCCGCGGGCGTTCGAACTTTCGTAGAAGTCGGTCCAGGACAGGTTCTTTCTAAACTCGTTGCCGCGATCCTAGGCCAACGACCACACACGGTGGTTCCGCTGGCGCCCAGCTCGCACGGCAGCATCCGCGAGCTGCTGGTTGCCCTGGCAAGACTCGCAACCACAGGTATCTCGGTTAGCAGTGACTGGCTTTACCGCGGTCGCAAAATTCAACACATCAATAGCTCAGTGATTCCGACGACGCCCGCGTGGACCGTCAACGGCGTCACCATCAAAACTCGCGACGGGAAGATCTTGCCCGGCGCGCTAGCCCCAGCCCGACGTCTCCAGGAGGTCACCGTAGTGCACCAGACCCAGCAGCCAGCCAGCGAGCGTGACACCCTAGTCGCCGAATTCCTGCGAACCAGCCGAGAAATGGTCGCAGCACAACGAGACGTACTGCTCGGGTATCTTGGCAGCACAGGTTCGGGCCCAGGCTTACCGTCCAGCCCGTCTCAGGTTTTCAACCCCGCACCGCTAGCGGCTGCGCCAGTTCTGCCTGCAGCTCGACCGGTTGAAACTAGCTACGCCGCTCCCGTGCCAGCTCCGGTCTTGGCCGCTACGGCAACGCTCTTGCAGGCGCCAGCTCAGCAGGCAACCCAGCAACAGGCACCCGCTGGCCTGACACCTGCCGCAATTTTAGCCGCCGTCGTCGAAATCATCGGCGAGCGCACGGGCTACCCAGCGGACATGATCGAACCCGATCTGGACCTCGAAGCAGACCTCAGCATCGACTCGATCAAACGCACCGAAATCGCCGGCGAACTGGCCAGCAAACTTGCAGGTAGCGGCTCGTCTACCTCGTTGACCGATTCGCAGCTTGAAGAACTGTCCAAGGCACGAACCACCGGCGCCATTGCCGAATGGCTTTCGGAAAAAATTGGCACTCCCGCTGCTGCTAGCCAAGCTGCTGTCTCCAGCGCAGTTGCTGCACCGGTTGTTGAAGCAGCTACTGCGGCGGTGAGCTCGGCGAGCATCTTGGCCGCCGTCGTCGAAATCATCAGTGAGCGCACTGGCTACCCAGCGGACATGATCGAACCCGATCTGGACCTCGAAGCTGACCTCAGCATCGACTCGATCAAACGCACCGAAATCGCCGGCGAGCTGGCAGCGCGCTTCGGGGCTCAAGGCTCCGCACTGAACGAAGCGCAATTGGAAGAACTCTCCAAAGCCCGCACCACTGGAGCAATCGCCGAGCAACTGTTGCTTTCGCTCAACGGCCCAGCGGCTACGCCGGCAGCTCAAGTGACCCAGCCAGCTCAGCAGGCACCGGTTCCGGCCGTTGCCCCGACTGCCGCCCCGACTGCCAATGTCCAGGCCGACGTCCAAGGCCACGCTCCCGAAAGGTTAGTTTTTCGCAAAACACGCTTAGACCTGCCCGTTCCAACGGCTGGCGCACTGGCCGGTAGCAAGATTCTGGTGATCGGCTCCGGAGAAATTGCTGCGAATTCCGTTGCTGCGGCTAATGTTCTGGGCGCTTCTGCCCAACGTGTGGAGCCGTCCGCGGCTCTTCACGTTTTGACCGCGCCTGACGCCGCATTCGATGGCGTGCTGTACCTAGACCCGCTAGATAACACCGGCACCGCAAATGTGCCGGAGATCTTCCCGCTCATCAAAGCCGCAGTAGCGCTAGCTCCGCGATACTTGATCGCGGCCAGGCCGCTTGCCTCCGACGGCACCGGTAGCGCTGAGCGAACCATTGGCTTACGCGGACTGTTCCGCAGTCTGGCCAGAGAATATCCGCAGACTTTGGTGCGGCTTGTCGACTTGGAACCGACCAAACCGGCCGACGTCGTTGCTTCGGCACTGATAGCCGAGCTTACTGACACATCTAATGAACCAATCGTGAACCTAGTCAATGGCGAACGAAGCGGTTTAGAACTAGCCACAAGTGACTTAGGACTACTCGGTTCCACCGGAGCTGGCCCAGCTGGTGAGGGTGCGGCTGAGGCTGAGGCACTTCAGCTTGACCGAGATTCCGTGGTTGTTCTGGTTGGTGGCGCTCGTGGAATCACGGCGAAATTTTCCGCAACGTTGGCGGCAACTAGTCGCTGCCGGATCGAGTTATTCGGTCGCACCGCATTAGCTACCGAAGCTGAAGCTGCTGACACCGCGGCAGCAACCGACCGTGCCGGCCTGCGTCGAGCCTTGGCTGTGCGGGCTGGCGCTACTGCCGCATCGGTGGAACGCGAAGCTACCGAAATTTTGGCACGCCGCGAAGTGAACTCGACCATTGAAACGCTGCGCGCGGCCGGCAGCACGGTGGAATACCAATCAGTTGACGTTCGCGACGCTGATTCGGTACGCACCGCGCTGACCTCAGTCTTTGATCGCTACGGTCGAATTGACGGCGTGGTCTACGCCGCCGGCGTGATCGAAGACAAATTGGTTGTCGATAAGGATCCGTCTTCCTTCAGCCGGGTTTACAACACCAAAGTCGACGGCGCGGCAACCATCCTGAGCGTGGTGGACACGCTTCCGGTGAGCCCCGGGTTTGTGGTGTTCTTTGGCAGTATTGCTGCGGCGCTAGGTAACCGCGGTCAAAGCGATTACGCCGCGGCTAACGATGCGCTTGAAGCTATGGGGGCGGCCTGGGCGCTACGCACTGGACAGCGAGCAGTAACCGTGCACTGGGGACCTTGGGCACCGTCGGGCAACAACCCGGGCATGGTCAGCCACGAACTGGGACGCGACTACATCCGCCGCGGTATCAAACTGATTGATCCGGACGCCGGTACGCATGCACTACTGAAAGAACTGGCCTGGGGCGAGCGCGATCTCAATGCCGTCGTCTACACCGCCTCGGGGTGGTGAGTTTGGCAGCCGAACGCGCCGGAGACGAACTGGTGAACAAGCACACTCAGGAGCCAATCGCCGTCGTCGGAATGGCTGCGATGTTTCCTGGCGCGCGGAATCTGCGCGAGTACCGGGACAATCTTTTCGCCGGGTTCGACGCCATTACTGATGCGCCAGGTAGTCGTTGGGACCCAGCTCTTTACCACCCTGAGGCAGTGCACGAATCGGCAAGTTCCGATCGGTTTTACTGCCGTCGAGGTGGTTTTATCGACGATTTCCCCGAAGTTTCTGTGGCCCAGTTCGGCATCATGCCGAACTCCGTCGAAGGAACGGAACCGGATCAGCTCATCGCTTTGGAACTGGCCGCAGCAGCGCTCGCTGATGCGGGACTTTCCGGAAAGCTACTCGACGGCGTGGACCGGTCCCGGGTCGGCGTTATTTTGGGTCGCGGCGGCTATATCTCCCCCGGAATTGCTCGGCTAAGTCAGCGGGTGGGCACCGCAGGCCAGGTGGTTGCGACGTTGAGTCAGCTCCTGCCAGAGCTCAGCGAGGAAGTTCTTGCGCAGGTCCGGAGTGCTTTCATTGATCAGTTAGGCCCGGACCGGCCAGATAACGCGATCGGTTTGGTGCCAAATTTGGCCGCCTCCCGGGTAGCTAATCGTCTTGATCTTCGCGGACCGGCTTACACCGTTGATGCTGCCTGTGCTTCCTCGCTGCTTGCTGTAGGTCATGCGGTGCAGGAGTTGGAAAGCCGCCGCTGTGATATGATGCTCGCTGGCGGCATGCACCATGCGCATGACGCAACCCTGTGGAGTGTTTTCACCCAGCTCAAAGCTCTTTCGGCAGCACAGCTGAGCCGACCGTTCGACGCCGATTCAGACGGCATTCTGATTGGCGAAGGCACCGGAGTGCTTGCGCTAAAACGTTTGGAAGACGCCATTCGCGATGGCGACCGGGTCTACGCCACTATCCGTGGCACCGGCATTGCCAGCGACGGACGGACGTCGAGTTTGATGAATCCGGATCCGGGCGGTCAAAGCCGCGCAGTTCGTGCCGCCTGGAACCGAGCGGGCTCAGATCCAAAAGCAGCGGGCTCAGTTGGCTTGATTGAAGCGCACGGCACCGGCACGCCCGCTGGTGATGCCTCCGAACTGACCACCTTGCGCGAAGTCTTCGGACCCACCGATCCGGACGGTCCCCGAGCGGGCCTCGGCTCGGTGAAATCGATGATCGGCCACGCGATGCCAGCAGCCGGTGCGGCAGGATTAATCAAGGCCGTTCTTGCCGTCTATCACGGCGTATTACCGCCGACCTTGGGCGTCAGTCAGCCACATCCTGCCCTCTCCGATACTCGATTTGCACCGGTTTCCCAGGCAGCCGAATGGACGCCAGATGCTAGGCAACCGTTGCGCCGGGCTGGGGTGAACGCTTTTGGTTTCGGCGGTATCAACGCCCATATCGTTGTTGAACAAGTATCCGGCCAAGCGGCGGTTCCGGTCTCCATCAACGGCACGCTTTTCGATGTGGACCAGCAAAGCGTCGCTTCCCAGAGTGTCAGCAAAGCTGAGCGGCTCCCGATTTATCCGCCGGAGCCCGGCGCAGCACCTGTTTTGCTTTTGGCCGCAGCGAGCCAGGAAGAACTCCAGCTCATCTTGGCCGAGACCGATGATCAGCTATTAGCGCGAGTTGGCAGCGCACCCGGAACCGGATCAGTGCGGCTAGGCATTGTCTCCCCTGGAGCCAAACAGTTCTCAATTGCCCGGAAAGCAGTAGCCCGTGGCAAAGCCTGGCACGGGCGCAGCGACGTTTGGTTCCGGCCGGAACCGTTGTTGGATGCCGACGGCGGCGGCCTCGCCTTTGTCTGCCCGGGCTTGGAAGTGGAGTTCAGCCCACGGATTGACGACGTCTTAAGTTATTTCGATTTACCAAGAATTCGAGGCATCGCTGCCGGCAGCGAATTCACCGAAAACATCAATCTCCAGGGCAGCGCCGTGCTTCAGGTATCACGGACTCTTTCGGCGGCTTTGGCGAAACTTGGTGTGCAAGCTGATGCTTTTGCCGGGCACAGTCTCGGCGAATGGTCCGCCATGATGTTGGGCGATATGTTCGACAGCGAAGAAGTCGATGCTTTTCTCGACGAATCCGGCATGGCCGAGGCTCAGTTCTCGGGTTTGGCTTTTGCCGTCATTGGTGCACCCGCTTCGATGGTGCTCACCGAGTTGGCCGGTCGCGAGGACGTCGTCCTTTCGCATGACAATGCACCACAGCAATCAATGATTTGCGGGCCTGGCGACGTCGTAGACGAACTGGTGGAACTTTTCCGCGGCCGCGGCTACGTCTCAAAGACACTGCCGTTCACTTCGGGCTTTCACACGCCGATGTTTGCCAAGTACTTGGACCAGCTTGAAATATTGACCGGGAGCCTAGCCATTACCTCAGCTCGGACTCCGGTCTGGTCCGCAACTACCACGCAACCTTTTCCGGCCGATCATGACGAAATTCAAGAGATTTTTGTCCGGCACCTTTTAGAGCACGTCCGTTTTAGAGAACTCATCGAGAACATGTCCGGCAGTGGAATTAGGTTCTTTGTTCAGCTGGGTCCAGGACAATTGGGTAGCCTGATCTCGGATACTTTGCATTCAACCGAGCATGTGGTTGTTAGCGCCAATAACGCTAACCGGAGCGGACTTGATCAGCTGCGTACGGTGTTGACCGCGCTGTGGGCCGCTGGCCGGAACGTTGACTTGGACTTCTTGGGCCAAAAGGTTCTCCAGCTTGATGCGACTGCCAACACGGCGAAATCTCTTACGCCAAATTTGGCTGCGGTAACGGACGCTGAAGTAGCTCACGCCGTAGCCGGCCCGCGCAGCAAATTAGATCTTTCCAGCCCGGTTATTGTGCTTACACAAGAAGCAGCACAACGGCTGGGGAAGTCGCTACACTCGGCTTCGGTCAACACTGCAGCAGCAGGAGGTGCCACGGAACTTTCGGCTGCCGCTCTGGCCCCTGGCAGCAATCTGGCCCCCACAGTGGCCGCCGAGCTCAAGGCTTTCCTCGGCGAGACCGATGCATTCGTTGCCTCGGTGCTTAGCGGCAGCTTGGTGGGAAACTCGGATCACGTTGTACCCACAGCTCCGACGCCGCCCGTGCCAAACGAGCCAACTGTTCCGCCGTCGATGCCAGAGATCGCAACACAATTTCTCGACGTCTCGTTGGCGTCCATGCCGCATTTGGCTGACCACAGTTTCTTCACTCAGCGTGCGGACTGGCCAGATTTCACCGACCGGTTCCCGGTAGTTCCCGGCACGACGATGATCAGATTGATGATGGATTCCGCGGAACAATCCACCGGGCGCCATGCGGTGGCCGTGCATTCGGTCCGCTTCCATCGTTGGGCTGATCTCTTCGAGCCAACAGTCATTGAGGTCAGCGCAAAGTGGATCGATGAGAATCGGCTCGCAGTCTCCTTTGGTAATTTCTCGCACTGCACGGTAGAGCTAGCCTCGGAGTACGGCACCGCTGAATCGCCGCTTTGGTCTATTGAGCCGACCGAAGTGAAGGACATGATCCTCGAAGAGGACATCTCCGAGTTCTACCGCCAACGCTGGATGTTCCACGGACCGCAATATCAGGGGCTCACCGCAGTGCACGGCCGCAGCGAAACTCATATTCGCGGTACGGTTTTGGCCAAACCAGCCAAAGGCTCCCTCATGGACAATGTTGGTCAGCTTGCCGGGTACTGGCTGATGTCTGAATTTACCGAGCGCGCTACGGTTTATCCCGCGGGAATTCAAACTTTGCGTTTTTACGGCCCGGACCCTGCGCCAGGTGAGAGCGTCGAGTGCCATATGCGCATCACCGAAGTCAACGATTCCATGTTCCAAACTGACGGTCAGTTAGTGCACAACGGCAAGCTTTGGTGCGAAGTCACCGGCTGGCAAGACCGGCGATTTGATAGCGCTCCGAACATCAGAGAAGTTGAAGCGGCAGTTGAGCATCACGCTTTTGCACAAGCGGAACCGGGCGGTTGGGTCATGGTGCCGGATTATTGGCCAGATCTTGCTTCGCGCGACCTCACGATGCGCAGATACTTGGCTAAAGCCGAGCGCTTAGAACATCAAGCCAGTGCACCACTCGGGCGCCGTCAGCGGTTGCTCGGCCGACTCGCGGCAAAGGACGCGGTGCGTCTGCATGTTTGGGAGTCTGATCCAGACCGGCCGTTGTTCCCAGCAGAGGTGGGCATTGGCCACCTCTGCTCGGGTCAGCCAACGGTTAGCGGTATGCATGGCACTGAGCTACCCGAGTTGGACATTTCCATTGCGCACAGTCGCGACATCGGCGTTGCTATTGCCTCCCCGCGCAAAGCTGGCTCGGTCGGCGTCGGAATTGATATTGAGTCCATCGAAGAACTACCGGACTCGGTTGAAAATATCGCCTTCACGGCGCGCGAGCAGCAGCTCCTTGACCAACACCGGGCCAACACCGAAGCCGGTTCTTTTGAGTACCGGAGTTGGTTCACCCGATTCTGGTCGGCAAAAGAGGCAGTCGGCAAAGCGCTGGGTACCGGTCTGGCTGGCAAACCTCGGCAGTTCGAAGTCCGCACGGTGCGCTCCGGAAGTGCCGAGTCAGACTATATTTTCGACGTCAACGACGGCCAAAACCGAATCTTCGAGGTATCGATAAAAACGATCCAGAATCCAGAAAAGCTCCCAGATCACCGTTACGTGGTCGCTTGGACAACCGGTCCAGCCGACCTTGAAAGGAACCCATCATGACAATCGACCTGCCAGCAAACGCCCCGACGAGCGACGAAGTCCTTGCCGAAATCACCCGCCTCATTGGCGAGCTTCTGGACGAATATAGCCTGGACGACGTCGAGGTAACCCGGGAGACCTTGTTCCAAGACGATCTGGAACTAGAAAGTATTGACCTCGTCTCGCTCGGCGGCCAGTTGCGCGAGAGCTATGGCGAGCGAATCAACTTCGCCGAGTTCATCGGCTCGATGGATCTTGACGAAATCATCAATATGCGGGTCGGCCAATTAGTCGATTACGTTACCGATCGATTGGCAACTACTTCATCGGAGGGCGCAGCATGAGTTTCAGCACGATTAATGGTCACCGGCTGCACTACGAAGTCTTGCCGGCCGCTGGCGTCCGCCCGGGTGAGCCCCGGGAAACGCTCGTTTTGATTCACGGAATGTTGTTCGACAACCTCTCCAGTTTCTACTTCACCGTGGCACCGGCTTTTGCCGAGGCTGGCTTTGATGTGATAATGTTCGATCACCGCGGGCATGGTAAGAGCAAGAAAATTGAGTCCGGCTACCAGCTGCATAATGTGGTTGATGATTTAGCCGCGCTACTCGATGAGATCCACGATGGAACTCCGGTCCATGTGATTGGCAATTCCTATGGCGGCACGCTAGCATTTTCCTTCGCGCTGCGCTACCCAGAACGCGTGGCCACGATGACCTCGATTGACGCCGAGCCACCGACCAAATCCTGGCTAAAGATGATTGATGATGGCATGGCCGAAGCCATGCGAGTCATCGACAAGCCCGAGGTGCAAAGCGATTTCCAAGCACAGTGGGGTCAGCAGGGAATGCGGTTGGGCCGAGCCGCAAAAAAGATCCTCGACGATACTCGATTCATGTACGAGATGACTGACACTCCGGCGGTTGCAGATGATGCGATTGCCAATCTGGATATGCCAGTTCTTGCCTTTTATGGCAGCGAATCCGAAGCTTTCAAACTAGAGCCGTTGATCCGTGAACTGGTACCGATCAATAAGACCGTGGTCGCTCAGGGCATTGGGCATATGGTGCTGATGGATGTCCCTGAACTCGTCGAGACTGAGGTCATCTCCTGGGTGCGCGAGCACCCCGCTGCAGAAATTGTGGCCCGGCGCGCACATGCCCAAGTTCCGGAAAATTCGATCTGATCGGTTGCTCATGCGCATTCTCATCGTCGTCCCGCCTCTAGTGGGACACAGCAGTCCGCCGCTTGCCATTGCTGAAGAACTCGAACGTCGGGGCCACCAGGTCGCCTGGGCGGGAGTGTCTGATTTCCATTCACGGTATGTACCAAATTCAGCAACCTTCTACGACTGCCGCACTGGTTGGGGTGAATCCGGCATGCCGGAGCGTCCCGCAAAGTTGATGGGTCCCGGCGCCCTGAAGTTTTTCTGGGAAGAACACGTGGTTCCGTTCGCTGACGGCTCAGCTGCCGACGTCGAAGCCGCCGTGCTTGATTTTGGGCCAGACTTGATGTTTGTCGATCAACAAGCTCTAGCCGGCTCGATGGTCGCCGCACGACTTGGCGTGCCGTGGGTTACCTCGGCAACGACTATGATCGAATTGATCAATCCAGTCTCTCGGCTGCCCAAAGTGCATGCCTGGCGAAACGAACTCTTCGCGGGTCTTCGACGTCGAATTGGCGATCCGTTAGCCAGACACAATCCGCTCTTCTCCCCCACCCTCACTGTGGCTTTTGGTATTGCTGGCCTCTTCGGCACTCGGGCTGACGTTGGCTCGCCGGTGGAATTTGTTGGCCCAGTGTTCCGGCCAGTTGTTGCCTCCGCGGAAAAAGCCGCTGAGAACGAACGAATTCTAAATTGGGCCAAGGCGTCAGTGAAGCCAACAGTGCTGATTGCGCTTGGTACGACCAATATCGGCGCTGGGGACAGATTTCTCCGTGCGGCCACCGAAGGGGTGCTGAAGGCCGGTTATCGGGCAATTGTTGCGGATCCG from Renibacterium salmoninarum ATCC 33209 includes:
- a CDS encoding type I polyketide synthase, coding for MRPDIAHRISIIAISPFATPDARLAAAASNSGALGVLDLGASANQAQDALRSLRKWTSEPFGIRVDTACALRPEQVFAEGQPHPSHVLLAREVAAVKDWAPGALPAVTVVFAEVRTLDEALVAQRAGVHGLIAHGSDGGGLVGPLSSFVLLQQLTSSTDIELRVWASGGIGAHTARAALAGGAAGVVLDTQLALLAEAETSPELSNALAGMDGSETVVIDGYRVLRRRGPGRDKSAAEISLPAGLGSNDLNNQLVPIGQDGFLAARFKSLWRTVPAAVKGLRKAIELPTDTSILLADSPLAQAMGTRLGLAQGPMTRVSDQPEFATAVAQAGGLPFIALALSNAEQSRKMLEGTRDQIGNKPWGVGILGFADDATKDAQLEIVHEVRPSHAIIAGGRPAQAAALEAVGIKTFLHVPSPALLDQFLTAGARRFIFEGSECGGHIGPRNSFALWEAQLAVLEDRIDKLDGEPVTIYFAGGISDERSAAMVAAMAAPLAAKGALIGLLVGTAYLFTAEAVSSGAISRVFQDQVVAGESTAKLETAPGHATRCVTSPFTEEFLAIKARLSAEGTQDRDAWQELEALNLGRLRLASKGIERIGSELLEVDADRQLSEGMFMAGEVVALRSSIITVAELHETLSSQAAAFLEEHSPKLVEASAEAATPAPLDIAVVGMAGMFAGSPDLAAFWATIVNAKDVVTEVDPDRWDPAVYYDNPTSNGIHSPSKWGGFLPEIPFDPLRYGIPPASLAAIEPAQLLALEVTRRALEDAELSSDIDRSRISVFFGAEAGSDMSNASLIQTILPNYVENIPAELADQLPRLTEDSFPGMLSNVIAGRIASRLDLGGANYTMDAACASSLAALDVACKELTQGTSNIVLCGGVDLHNTINDYLLFASVTALSPTGRSRAFDGNSDGIALGEGVGCLVLKRLEDAERDGDRIYSVVRGIGSSSDGKSLGLTAPRPEGQRSALERAYRNARVAPSQVGLVEAHGTGTVVGDRTELSMLTKVFLEAGVPVANAAIGSVKSQIGHTKCAAGVASMIKVSLAIYNGVKPPTLHVSTPSAAWTKGQSPFVFNKESAPWPIPLNERFAGVSGFGFGGTNFHIVLSGHKVSAPQRHSLDEWPAELFLFRGEATDAIRAVKELGAMVSLGDDKGRPWKLRDLAANNSLRAANSVKPVSIAVVARDIDELTLLLARAAQGESDPDAGLYTPAAQSESGSLAFLYPGQGSQRPGMLKELFVAFPELHEVLALGSEWASTMLPPAAFDAENSAEQVAQITDTTVAQPVLGLAALALGQLLHKSGVQPDVAAGHSYGELAALAAAGVVDAQTLISLSAARAQSVVKAIGEEPGKMAAISASAADIEAALQTAGLSGTVTLANRNSPTQTVISGASVSIETAVEKLRETGLSVKTFPVACAFHSPVIAEASTNFAEALRTVPLLEANFPVWSNRQAAPYPTDVEAIRAELAAQVTAPVRFMEQIESMYAAGVRTFVEVGPGQVLSKLVAAILGQRPHTVVPLAPSSHGSIRELLVALARLATTGISVSSDWLYRGRKIQHINSSVIPTTPAWTVNGVTIKTRDGKILPGALAPARRLQEVTVVHQTQQPASERDTLVAEFLRTSREMVAAQRDVLLGYLGSTGSGPGLPSSPSQVFNPAPLAAAPVLPAARPVETSYAAPVPAPVLAATATLLQAPAQQATQQQAPAGLTPAAILAAVVEIIGERTGYPADMIEPDLDLEADLSIDSIKRTEIAGELASKLAGSGSSTSLTDSQLEELSKARTTGAIAEWLSEKIGTPAAASQAAVSSAVAAPVVEAATAAVSSASILAAVVEIISERTGYPADMIEPDLDLEADLSIDSIKRTEIAGELAARFGAQGSALNEAQLEELSKARTTGAIAEQLLLSLNGPAATPAAQVTQPAQQAPVPAVAPTAAPTANVQADVQGHAPERLVFRKTRLDLPVPTAGALAGSKILVIGSGEIAANSVAAANVLGASAQRVEPSAALHVLTAPDAAFDGVLYLDPLDNTGTANVPEIFPLIKAAVALAPRYLIAARPLASDGTGSAERTIGLRGLFRSLAREYPQTLVRLVDLEPTKPADVVASALIAELTDTSNEPIVNLVNGERSGLELATSDLGLLGSTGAGPAGEGAAEAEALQLDRDSVVVLVGGARGITAKFSATLAATSRCRIELFGRTALATEAEAADTAAATDRAGLRRALAVRAGATAASVEREATEILARREVNSTIETLRAAGSTVEYQSVDVRDADSVRTALTSVFDRYGRIDGVVYAAGVIEDKLVVDKDPSSFSRVYNTKVDGAATILSVVDTLPVSPGFVVFFGSIAAALGNRGQSDYAAANDALEAMGAAWALRTGQRAVTVHWGPWAPSGNNPGMVSHELGRDYIRRGIKLIDPDAGTHALLKELAWGERDLNAVVYTASGW